The following proteins are encoded in a genomic region of Bubalus kerabau isolate K-KA32 ecotype Philippines breed swamp buffalo chromosome 15, PCC_UOA_SB_1v2, whole genome shotgun sequence:
- the LOC129629158 gene encoding short transient receptor potential channel 2 codes for MDPLTPQPNWTEIVNRKLKFPAPLLGAIQEGHTGLVQQLLEVGVEASGGGPGGPPRNVEEAEDRSWREALNLAIRLGHEAITDMLLANVKFDFRQIHEALLVAVDTNQPAVVRHLLARLEREKGRKVDTRSSSLAFFDSSIDGSRFAPGVTPLTLACQKDLYEIAQLLMGQGHTIPRPHPVSCACLECSNARRYDLLKFSLSRINTYRGIASRAHLSLASEDAMLAAFQLSRELRHLARKEPEFKPEYIALESLSQDYGFELLGMCRNQSEVTAVLNDLGEDSETEPEAEGLGQAFEEGIPNLARLRLAVNYNQKRFVAHPICQQVLSSIWCGNLAGWRGSTTIWKLFVAFLIFLTMPFLCLGYWLAPKSRLGRLLKIPVLKFLLHSASYLWFLIFLLGESLVMETQLSTFRGRSQSVWETSLHMVWVAGFLWFECKEVWIEGLRSYLLDWWNFLDMVILSLYLAAFTLRLLLAGLAHKHCQDAPDGAACHYFTSAERSEWRTEDPQFLAEVLFAVTSMLSFTRLASILPAHESLGTLQISMGRMIDDMIRFMFILMIILTAFLCGLNNIYVPYQETERLGNFNETFQFLFWTMFGMEEHSVVDMPQFLVPEFVGRALYGIFTIVMVIVLLNMLIAMITNSFQKIEDAADVEWKFARSKLYLSYFREGLTLPVPFNILPSPKAIFYLLRRVFRFICCCHFCCKTKKPDYPPVPTFANPGAGAGPGEGERGSYRLRVIKALVQRYIETAQREFEETRRKDLGNRLTELTKTVSRLQSEVAGVQRAVVEAGPRRPPGGASVLSRYITRVRNSFQNLGPPIPETPELTVPATVGTQESSETGLPDAGGAQAPASGESGPSSPAHVLVHREQESEGAGDLPQEADLGAKEGT; via the exons ATGGACCCCCTCACG CCTCAGCCTAACTGGACAGAGATCGTGAACAGAAAGCTGAAGTTCCCCGCTCCGCTGCTGGGTGCCATCCAGGAGGGACATACAGGCCTGGTGCAGCAGCTGCTGGAGGTGGGGGTCGAGGCCTCGGGCGGCGGGCCAGGCGGGCCCCCCCGGAATGTGGAGGAGGCCGAGGACCGCTCCTGGAGGGAGGCCCTCAATCTGGCCATCCGCCTGGGCCACGAGGCCATCACTGATATGCTGCTGGCCAATGTCAAGTTCGACTTCCGCCAGATCCATGAGGCCCTGCTGGTTGCTGTGGACACAAACCAACCCGCAGTGGTGCGTCACCTGCTGGCCCGGCTGGAACGCGAGAAGGGCCGCAAGGTGGACACCAGGTCTTCCTCACTGGCTTTCTTTGACTCGTCGATCGATGGCTCCCGCTTCGCCCCTGGGGTCACACCCCTCACCCTGGCCTGCCAGAAGGACCTGTATGAGATCGCCCAGCTGCTCATGGGCCAGGGTCACACCATCCCACGGCCACACCCCGTCTCCTGCGCCTGCCTCGAGTGCAGCAACGCGCGCCGCTACGACCTGCTCAAGTTCTCGCTGTCTCGCATCAACACCTACCGCGGCATCGCCAGCCGCGCCCATCTCTCGCTGGCCAGCGAGGACGCCATGCTCGCGGCCTTCCAGCTCAGCCGCGAGCTCCGGCACCTAGCCCGCAAGGAGCCTGAGTTTAAG CCCGAGTACATTGCCCTGGAGTCGCTGAGCCAGGACTATGGCTTTGAACTGCTGGGCATGTGCCGGAACCAGAGTGAGGTCACCGCAGTGCTCAATGACCTGGGCGAGGACAGCGAGACTGAGCCCGAGGCCGAGGGTCTGGGCCAGGCCTTTGAGGAAGGCATCCCCAACCTGGCGAGGCTGCGACTGGCCGTCAACTACAACCAGAAGCGG TTTGTAGCACACCCCATCTGCCAGCAAGTCCTGTCCTCCATCTGGTGTGGGAACCTGGCTGGCTGGCGTGGGAGCACCACCATCTGGAAGCTCTTCGTCGCCTTCCTCATCTTCCTCACCATGCCCTTCCTCTGCCTTGGCTACTGGCTGGCACCCAAGTCCCGG CTTGGCCGCCTGCTGAAGATCCCGGTGCTGAAGTTCCTGCTGCACTCGGCCTCCTATCTGTGGTTCCTCATCTTCCTGCTGGGAGAGTCCCTGGTCATGGAGACACAGTTGAGTACCTTCCGAGGCCGCAGCCAGAGTGTCTGGGAGACTTCACTACACATGGTTTGGGTTGCAG GCTTCCTGTGGTTTGAGTGTAAGGAAGTGTGGATCGAGGGCCTGCGCAGTTATCTCCTGGACTGGTGGAACTTCCTGGATATGGTCATCCTCTCCTTGTACCTGGCGGCCTTCACGCTGCGCCTCCTCCTGGCCGGGCTTGCACACAAGCACTGCCAGGATGCCCCTGATGGGGCTGCCTGCCACTACTTCACCTCGGCTG AACGGAGTGAGTGGCGCACGGAGGACCCCCAGTTCCTGGCTGAGGTGCTCTTCGCTGTCACCAGCATGCTCAGCTTCACCCGCCTGGCCTCCATCCTGCCAGCCCACGAGTCGCTGGGCACCCTGCAGATTTCCATGGGCAGGATGATTGATGACATGATCCG GTTCATGTTCATCCTCATGATCATCCTGACCGCCTTCCTCTGCGGCCTCAACAACATCTACGTGCCTTACCAGGAGACTGAGCGGCTGGGCAA TTTCAATGAGACCTTCCAGTTTCTGTTTTGGACGATGTTTGGCATGGAGGAGCACAGTGTGGTGGACATGCCTCAGTTTCTGGTGCCGGAATTCGTGGGCCGGGCCCTCTATGGCATCTTTACCATCGTCATGGTGATTGTGCTGCTCAACATGCTCATTGCCATGATCACCAACTCATTCCAGAAGATTGAG GACGCTGCTGACGTGGAGTGGAAGTTTGCTCGCTCAAAACTCTACCTGTCCTACTTCCGAGAGGGCCTGACATTGCCTGTGCCATTCAATATCCTGCCCTCCCCCAAGGCCATCTTCTACCTGCTCAG GAGAGTTTTCCGCTTCATTTGCTGTTGCCACTTCTGCTGCAAAACCAAGAAGCCAGACTATCCCCCAGTCCCCACCTTT GCCAAtcctggggcaggggcagggccaggGGAGGGAGAGCGTGGATCCTACCGGCTTCGGGTCATCAAGGCGCTGGTGCAACGCTACATAGAGACTGCCCAGCGGGAGTTTGAGGAGACTCGTCGGAAAG ACCTGGGCAACAGACTGACAGAGCTCACCAAGACGGTGTCTCGACTGCAGAGTGAGGTAGCAGGTGTGCAGCGGGCTGTGGTGGAGGCAGGGCCACGCCGGCCGCCCGGAGGAGCCAGCGTCCTCAGTCGCTACATCACCCGAGTGCGCAACAGCTTCCAGAACCTGGGGCCCCCCATCCCTGAGACCCCGGAGCTGACAGTGCCAGCGACAGTGGGGACCCAGGAGTCATCAGAAACAGGGCTTCCAGATGCTGGAGGGGCTCAGGCTCCAGCCTCTGGGGAATctggcccctcctccccagctcaCGTGTTAGTGCACAGGGAGCAAGAATCAGAGGGGGCTGGGGACCTGCCCCAGGAGGCAGACCTGGGAGCCAAGGAGGGgacctga